A single genomic interval of Adhaeribacter pallidiroseus harbors:
- a CDS encoding chryseobasin-related MNIO class RiPP peptide, with protein sequence MNLPKALLSAILLGITVHTTTSCTDKNELPGPKTEKEKTSKTPEKNDPGNCPGCGMG encoded by the coding sequence ATGAATCTGCCAAAAGCTTTACTCAGCGCAATTTTATTAGGCATTACCGTGCACACCACTACGAGTTGCACCGACAAAAACGAACTACCCGGACCCAAAACGGAAAAAGAAAAAACTAGTAAAACTCCCGAAAAAAACGATCCCGGCAATTGCCCGGGTTGCGGTATGGGTTAA